A stretch of the Aegilops tauschii subsp. strangulata cultivar AL8/78 chromosome 4, Aet v6.0, whole genome shotgun sequence genome encodes the following:
- the LOC109763664 gene encoding zeaxanthin epoxidase, chloroplastic, with protein MEAAAAAASSSILLSFSSPRRSTAATFLRLSTASPRITCSATQQLPLAAPWLLTAEKSSTRRRRSILSLRCSSAAAGSPSAVASSERWILEPAGDGDWKHIGYRVARPGAIEIASEAMTVGRVPENADVVIPVATVSGVHARLEKKDGNLVVTDMDSTNGTYVNERKLVPGFPVAVQPGSLLIFGDIHLAMFRVRKTIVDVPAEATKDDQQEAKTVLASAVQETS; from the exons ATGGAGGCAGCGGCAGCAGCGGCTAGCTCCTCTATCCTGCTGTCGTTTTCCAGCCCCAGGAGATCAACGGCGGCTACTTTCCTCCGCCTCTCCACGGCGTCGCCTCGCATCACGTGCTCCGCCACACAGCAGCTTCCCCTCGCTGCACCATGGTTGTTAACCGCCGAAAAGAGCAGCACTAGACGAAGAAGAAGCATCCTGTCGTTGAGgtgctcctccgccgccgccggcagcccGTCGGCCGTCGCCTCTTCGGAACGGTGGATTCTTGAGCCCGCAG GAGACGGCGACTGGAAACACATCGGCTACCGCGTCGCCCGGCCCGGCGCCATCGAGATCGCCTCA GAAGCGATGACCGTGGGACGAGTTCCGGAGAACGCCGACGTCGTCATCCCCGTCGCGACAG TTTCTGGGGTGCACGCTCGGTTGGAGAAGAAGGACGGGAACCTGGTGGTCACAGACATGGACAGCACCAACGGCACCTACGTCAACGAGAGGAAGCTGGTGCCGGGATTCCCGGTTGCCGTCCAACCCGGGAGCCTCCTCATCTTTG GTGACATCCACTTGGCAATGTTTCGGGTGAGGAAGACAATCGTCGATGTGCCAGCCGAGGCCACCAAAGATGACCAGCAGGAAGCCAAGACTGTGCTGGCAAGTGCAGTTCAAGAAACTAGCTAG